TGCCTTTAAAAGATTCAGGTGTTTATGAATCAATGTTTGACTCTAAACTGAGTCAAGAAGAAGTAGATAAAATATGGAAAGAAAATGAGCATAAACTATTAGCCTTTCTTGACCAACTTCCTAAAAACTGTATCTACATGCGATGGAACTATAGCAACTCTGATGCTCTAGGAAATAGTAAAGCCATGAAGTGGTTTTTAGACCATGATTTACAAGTAATGGGTGCCACAGCAGGACAAACCAGATGGGTGCTGATGCCACAGGAAGAAAGTAATATGAATAATATAAGGTCATTTGTAAATGCTTCAATTGACAACAACCTTAACAGCATTTTCTTGACTTTATGGGATGATGATTCCCCTCATTTTGAACTATATATGCGTGGTATTTTAGCTTTTGCGGAGTACTCATGGGCAGGTGATAAAAGAACCAAAGAAGAAATTAAAACTATATACAGACAACGTGAGTTTTCTCACGAATTAAGTGCACCTAAATATGCTTTTATTGACGACTTAGAGGTTCAGGTGGCACTCTGGAAAAACATCCTCCTGAAAGGAAACAAAAGGAATTACCTTAAAAAAATGGAGAAGCCTTTAGAAGAAGGACTTATTTCTTTACCAGATTTAAGTAATAAAGGAAAATGGACTTCTGAAAACGAAGAACGACTGGAAGCCGTAGAAAAGATAATGATAAGTTATGAGCAAGTGGCTGACCAAATAGATGAGATGAAAGAAAAGACCGAAAGAAACCTTTACACGCTTGAGGTGTATGAACAGGTCAATGAATTAGTCGCATTCTCAGCAAAAGCACTCTTAGCCCTTAAAGAACTTGACAACAGCAATAATGAACAGGGCAGTTTAAGTAAGGTCAAAAACCTAGAAGCAGATTTCAAAAAAATAAGAAATGAACTGGAAACGGTTTACAGCAAAACTAGAATTTTAAACAAACCAGCGGACTATATTTTAGACCAAGACCATCACGCTCATTTGGCTAATCAAAGCATTAATTTTGATTGGCAGTTTAATGCGGAAATGCTACTCTTTGAAAAAATAAAGAAAACCTACTGAGTTTAAAAATTGACATGAAAGCAAGTAAAATCTTACTCCTAGTACTGCTAGCTACATTTTCTTTGGCTAGTTGTGAGCAAAAAAAGCTTAATGTCATTATCAGTACAGATATTGGCGGCAGTGACCCAGACGATTACCAGTCTTTGGTACATCTTTTGGTTTACGCCGACCGTGTAAATATTAAAGGCCTTATAAGCTCACCACCTCATCAGGGCAGAAAAGAGCATATTGATGAAGTTATAAATGCTTATCAAAAGGATTATGAGAAACTGCTCATGCATAATGACGATTTCCCTACGCCTGAATATCTGTTTAACATCACCAAACAAGGAGCTACCGAAGCTCAACTAACCACAGAGCCAGAAAGCTTAAGTGAAGGAGCACAGCTAATCATTACCAAAGCCAAAGAGCTTCCTAATGAGCCACTTTATGTGCTAGTCTGGGGCTCTTTAACAGATGTGGCACAGGCTGTTCATACGAGTCCTGATATAAAGAAAAATGTTCGAGTTTACTCTATTGGTTCGTGGAATACAGTGCAAGACACCAGCTCACGAAATTACCTCTATAATGCACATCCTGGCTTATGGTGGATAGAAAACAACACCACTTTTAGAGGTATGTATATGGGTGGATTTAAAGAAGATGATTACTCAAATGTTTCTTTTCCAGAAGCCCACATAAAAAACCATGGAGCATTGGGTGATTTGTTTTGGCAGAAAAAAGAAGATATAAAAATGGGTGATACCCCCTCTTTGTTTTATCTGCTAAATGGTGACCCTAATAATCCTGAATCTGAAAGTTGGGGTG
This sequence is a window from Arcticibacterium luteifluviistationis. Protein-coding genes within it:
- a CDS encoding DUF1593 domain-containing protein; protein product: MKASKILLLVLLATFSLASCEQKKLNVIISTDIGGSDPDDYQSLVHLLVYADRVNIKGLISSPPHQGRKEHIDEVINAYQKDYEKLLMHNDDFPTPEYLFNITKQGATEAQLTTEPESLSEGAQLIITKAKELPNEPLYVLVWGSLTDVAQAVHTSPDIKKNVRVYSIGSWNTVQDTSSRNYLYNAHPGLWWIENNTTFRGMYMGGFKEDDYSNVSFPEAHIKNHGALGDLFWQKKEDIKMGDTPSLFYLLNGDPNNPESESWGGAFVPTEHGTHFWTDNPVDSLYEKNRAGAKTVNKYRKEFLDDWAERMSWIGD
- a CDS encoding family 20 glycosylhydrolase, which codes for MKKHLWYSILIFSVIFASCKPIKKTGDFKILPLPQEFEITGVSSLGHDSIKKVYSSSETEMPILSKVLGELVITKEVPEAQIVYDIDNTLDLGENGYLLTISENKIQIKAKDEAGLFYAFKTLDQLVIDAYEQKVNLPICTIKDYPLISYRAVHLDVKHHRETLDYYYNLIDKLASYKVNAIIAEVEDKLQYQSQPTVSSAGALSSEEWKTLSKYALERHIKISPLIQGLGHASFILKHDKYKHLRDDPESDWAFNPLNPKTYDLQFDLYKDALAAFPDGKYLHIGGDEVHTTGRNSGKTSLELQLIWLQKVCKFAEENNRIPIFWDDMPLKDSGVYESMFDSKLSQEEVDKIWKENEHKLLAFLDQLPKNCIYMRWNYSNSDALGNSKAMKWFLDHDLQVMGATAGQTRWVLMPQEESNMNNIRSFVNASIDNNLNSIFLTLWDDDSPHFELYMRGILAFAEYSWAGDKRTKEEIKTIYRQREFSHELSAPKYAFIDDLEVQVALWKNILLKGNKRNYLKKMEKPLEEGLISLPDLSNKGKWTSENEERLEAVEKIMISYEQVADQIDEMKEKTERNLYTLEVYEQVNELVAFSAKALLALKELDNSNNEQGSLSKVKNLEADFKKIRNELETVYSKTRILNKPADYILDQDHHAHLANQSINFDWQFNAEMLLFEKIKKTY